The following proteins come from a genomic window of Sorghum bicolor cultivar BTx623 chromosome 3, Sorghum_bicolor_NCBIv3, whole genome shotgun sequence:
- the LOC8085814 gene encoding uncharacterized protein LOC8085814, whose translation MEPRKSNYLVALVLASLLLSAMAGGHRKRLLNKDDASESMETSESMQQLQEDDEMAVVVHERILRQVKMNDYGRYDPSPTMAKPHFKDIPN comes from the exons ATGGAGCCCAGGAAGTCGAATTATCTTGTTGCCCTCGTTTTGGCGTCGCTCTTGCTCTCCGCCATGGCAG GAGGGCATAGGAAGAGGCTTCTGAACAAAGATGACGCATCAGAATCAATG GAGACATCGGAATCCATGCAGCAGCTGCAGGAAGACGACGAAATGGCGGTGGTGGTCCACGAGAGAATTCTCAGGCAGGTGAAGATGAACGACTACGGGCGCTACGACCCTTCACCGACCATGGCTAAGCCTCACTTCAAGGACATACCTAACTAG